The window TGGAACCGCCTGCGACCGAAGAGCAGTTCTTTGCCGTTCTGGACGCGATCAAGGAAGACGGCACCTATATCCCGATGGCGATGGGCACGACCGACCAGTGGGAAGCCGCCACCATGGGTTATCAGAACATCGGCCCGACCTATTGGAAGGGCGAGGAAGGCCGGCTGGCGCTGATCGATGGCAGCCAGAAACTGACCGATCCGCAATGGGTCGAACCCTATGCCACGCTGGCCAAATGGGCGCCCTATCTGGGCGATGGCTATGAGGCACAGACCTATGCGGACAGTCAGAACCTGTTCACACTGGGCCGCGCGGCCATCTATCCGGCGGGCAGCTGGGAAATCAGCATTTTCAACGAACAGGCTGATTTTGAAATGGGTGCCTTTCCGCCGCCGGTCAGGGCCGAAGGCGATACCTGCTATATCTCGGATCATACCGATATCGCACTTGGCCTGAACGCCGCCTCGCCCAATGCCGACGCCGCCCGCACCTTCCTGAACTGGGTCGGCTCGGAAGAATTCGCAGGCACCTATGCCAACGCGCTGCCGGGCTTTTTCTCGCTGTCGAATTTCGATGTCGAGATGGAAGATCCGCTTGCCCAGGAATTCGTCAGCTGGCGCGGCGATTGTGAACCCAGCATCCGCTCGACCTATCAGATCCTGTCGCGCGGCACGCCGAACCTGGAAAATGACACCTGGGGCGCCTCGGTCGCCGCGATCAAGGGCAGCGAGACGCCCGAAGAGATCGGCCAGCGTCTGCAGGACGGTCTTGCAAGCTGGTACGAGCCTCAGCAGCAGTAAGTCCTCCCCGAACTACTGTTGCTGACATGTCCCAGGCGGAAGAGCCGCCTGGGACACCCTGAAAAACCCGCAGATGCAGGATCGACGGATCACGCCACTTTCACAGTCGGCAGGCGATCCGTGGCTGCATCGCAACAGGCGAGATTTTGGCCAAGACCATGGACAACCCACCTGACAGCACAGCCCAGCACAAGCCGCGCATCCGATGGCATATCGTGCTTTTCCTGGCACCCGCGGTCCTCATCTACACGGCGGTGATGATCTATCCGCTGTTCAACACCTTGCGGCTGGCCCTTTACGATCAGGTCGATCAGCAGCGGGTTTTCGTCGGGCTGCAGAACTTTCGCGAATTGTTTGGTGATCCGCTGTGGTCCGATCAATTCTGGAACGCGCTTGGCAATAACTTCTGGTTCTTCGCGATCCATATGCTGATCCAGAACCCGCTTGGCATCGCGCTGGCCGCGCTGCTGTCGCACCCTCGGCTGAGATTTGCGGCGCTTTATCGCAGCGCCATTTTCCTGCCGACGATCCTGTCCTTCGTCATCGTCGGCTTTGCCTGGAAACTGATCCTGTCGCCGATCTGGGGAATTGCACCCGGGATGCTCGAGGCCGTTGGCCTGAAATGGCTCTATCAACCCTGGCTGGGCAAAGAGGAATATGCCCTGTCCGCGCTGTCGCTGATCTCGGTCTGGCAATGGGTCGGCATTCCGATGATGCTGATCTACGCTGCGCTGTTGTCGATCCCCGACGAGGTGATCGAGGCAGGCGAGATCGACGGCGTAACCGGCATGGCCGCCTTCTGGAAGATCAAGCTGCCGTTGATCATGCCCTCGATCGGTATCATCTCGATCCTGACCTTCGTCGCCAACTTCAATGCCTTTGACCTGATATACGCGGCGCAAGGCGCGCTGGCCGGGCCTGATTTCTCGACCGATATTCTGGGCACCTTTCTTTATCGCACGTTCTTCGGATTCCAACTGCAACTGGGCGATCCGCATATGGGGGCCGCTGTGGCCAGCGCCATGTTTGCGATCATCCTGATCGGCGTCTGTCTCTACCTGTTCGGAATCCAACGGCGCATCCGGCGCTATCAGCTGTGAGGGCGGAAACATGACAACGATACGCAACAAACCGCTAAGCACCGCAGCCATGCACGGCGCGCTGATCTTTTACACGCTGATCGCGCTGTTTCCGATCTTTGTGATCGTGCTCAACAGCTTCAAGACCCGGCGCGCGATCTTTTCCGAGCCGCTGTCCCTGCCCACGGCCGACAGTTTCTCGGCGGTGGGCTATCAGACGGTGACACAGCAGGGCGATTTCCTGCTGTATTTCCAGAACTCGATGATCGTGACCGTGAGTTCGCTGTTTCTGATCCTGCTCTTCGGCGCGATGGCGTCGTTTGCGCTGTCGGAATACAGGTTTCGGGGCAATATGCTGATGGGCCTTTATCTGGCGCTTGGCATCATGATCCCGATCCGCATCGGCACGGTCGGCATTCTGGAAATGATGGTGGCGACCGGGCTGGTCAACACGCTCTGGGCGCTGATCCTGGTCTATACGGCGCAGGGCCTGCCGCTGGCCGTGTTCATCCTGACAGAGTTCATGCGCCAGGTCTCTGATGACCTCAAGAATGCAGGTCGGATCGACGGGCTGTCGGAATATACGATCTTTTTCCGTCTGGTTCTGCCGCTCGTCCGGCCGGCCATGGCAACCGTTGCCGTGTTCAACATGATCCCGATCTGGAACGATCTTTGGTTCCCGCTGATCCTGGCGCCGTCCGAGGCCACCAAGACCCTGACACTGGGCAGCCAGGTGTTCATCGGCCAGTTCCTGACCGACTGGAATGCGGTTCTGTCGGCCCTGTCGCTGGCGATCCTGCCGGTGCTGGTCCTGTATGTCATCTTCTCGCGCCAGCTGATCCGCGGCATCACCTCGGGGGCGGTGAAATGATCCGCGTCCTGATTGCCGGGCTGGGAAACATGGGGCGCAGCCACGCACTGGCCCATCACCATCACCCCGACGCGCAGATCGTCGGGCTGGTCAACCGCTCGGGCGCGACCGATATCAAAGACCTGCAAGCCTATCCGGTCTTTGACGATTTCCAGACGGCGCTGACCGAGACCCGGCCCGATCTGGTCGTGGTGGCAACCTATTCCGACAGCCATGCGGATTACGCCGTCGCCGCGATGGAAGCGGGCGCCCATGTATTCGTGGAAAAACCGCTGGCCACCACCGTCGCCGATGCGCGCCGCGTGGTCGATGCGGCAATGCGGCTTAATCGCAAGCTGGTCGTCGGCTATATCCTGCGCCATCACCCCAGTTGGCAGCGTCTGATCGCCGAGGCCCGCAACCTTGGCGGCCCCTATGTCTTTCGGCTGAACCTGAACCAGCAATCCACCGGCGAGAGCTGGGACACCCACAAGGCGCTGATGGAAACCACCCCGCCCATCGTCGATTGCGGCGTGCATTACGTCGACGTCATGTGCCAGATCACCGACGCGGCCCCGGTGCGCGTCAACGGCATGGGCCTGCGCCTGACAGATGAGATCGCGCCGCGGATGTACAATTATGGCCAGTTTCAGGTGACCTTCGCCGATGGCTCGATCGGCTGGTACGAGGCTGGCTGGGGCCCGATGATGTCCGAGGTCGCGCATTTCGTGAAAGACGTGATCTCGCCCAATGGCGCGGTCTCGATCCTGTCGGGAATGCACCCTGCCTCGGACAGCGTCGAGGGCCACACCCAGGTCGGCGCACTACGCATTCACCGCACAGGCGGCGCCGATCAGGATATCGATTTTCCGCAAGAGCCCGGTCATCAGCAGCTTTGCGATGCCGAGCAAGCCCACGTCCTGCACGCGATCATCAGCGACATGGACCTCACCCGACACATGAATGACGCGGTGCAGTCGCTGGCCGTCTGCCTGGCCGCCGATGAAAGCATTCGCACCGGCCGCAGCGTCGACCTAATGGAGACAACCGCATGACCGCCCTCGCGCTGAATAAAATCTGCAAGTCCTTTGGCTCGGTCGATGTCCTGAAGGATATCGACCTCAGCGTCGATGAGGGCGAATTCGTGGTCTTCGTCGGCCCCTCTGGCTGTGGCAAATCCACGCTGCTGCGGGTGATCGCCGGGCTGGAGGATGCGACCTCGGGCGAGGTCCGCATCGGCGGCAATCTGGTCAACGCGACCCCGCCGGCCAAACGCGGCATCGCCATGGTGTTCCAGTCCTACGCGCTCTATCCGCACCTGACCGTGCACGGCAATATGGCGCTGGCGCTGAAGCAAGAGGGCCATTCCCGCGAGGTGATCGACGATCGCATCGGCGAGGCGGCGCGGATGCTGAACCTTGACCCCTATCTGACGCGCCGCCCGGCAGAATTGTCAGGCGGCCAGCGTCAACGTGTGGCCATTGGCCGCGCCATCGTCCGGCAACCGCGGCTGTTTTTGTTCGACGAGCCGCTGTCGAACCTCGATGCCGCGCTGCGCATCAACACACGTCTGGAGATCGCCCGGCTGCACCGCGCCCTGAAAGGCGCGATGATCTATGTCACCCATGACCAGACCGAGGCGATGACGCTGGCCGACAAGATCGTTGTTCTGAACGGCGGTGGCGTCGCGCAAGTCGGCAGCCCGATGCAGCTGTATAACGACCCCGACAACCGCTTTGTCGCAGGCTTCCTGGGCGCGCCGGCAATGAACTTTATCGACGCCGCGCGCGTTGGCGGCCCCGAAGGCCACGAAGTTGGCCTGCGCCCCGAATATCTTGAGATCAGCGATGGCGGCCCGATTTCAGGTACCGTCAGCCATGTCGAGAGGCTGGGTGGTGACACCAATGTCTTCGTCGATATCGGCAGTGATGATCCGATGACCATGCGCCTGTTCGGCCAGCACGAAATCGCCATCGGCTCACAGCTTGACCTGAACTATGACCCATCGCGCGCACTGCTGTTCGACAGCGAAGGCCAGCGGCGGCGGGGATGATGCACATCGGGCCAGCGGCCCGGGTCAGGATCATCGGCCCCGCTGCGCTTTGTCGGCAGGCTGACCTGGCCCGGCAGTTGCGATCAGGGATCGTCGCCCGGCCCGACCGCACCAGCCTGCACCAACGCCGCGATCTGATCCGGCGCAAACCCCACCTCGGCCAGGATTTCAGCCGTGTGGCCGCCAAGCCGTGGCACGGGCCGGTGCACGGTGCAGGGCGTGGTGCCCAGCTTGACCGGAAATCCGGGCATTTTCAGCGACGGGCCATCCTGCCAATCGGCCTCGATCACCATGTCCTGCGCCGCGATTTGCGGGTCGGCAAAGACCTGCGCCAGATCCTTGACCTCGCCGCAAGGGACGCCAGCTGCATTCAGCACCTGCAGCCAGTGGGCGCGCGGCTGACCGGCCATCCGGGAATTGATCAGCTCTCGCAGCTCCTCGCGCCGGGCCATGCGCCCGGCATTGGTCTCATAGCGCGGGTCCGACATGATCCAGCCCAGATCCAGCCGGTCCAGAAAACGGCGCAAGATCTCGTCATGCGAATTGGCCACGGCGATCTGGCCGTCTGCGCAATCAAACAACCCGTAGGGGTAGACCAGCGGATGATCGTTGCCGGTCCGCTGCGGCACCCTGCCGGTGGCGAAATATTCGGATGCCAGATAGGCCATCATGCTGACAAGGCTGTTGACCATGGCGACCTCGACCGTCTGGCCCTGTCCTGTCCGCTGTCGCCCGACAACGGCAGCCACCACCCCCAGTGCCGCATATAGCCCGGCCACCAGATCGCTGATCGGCGGGGCCGCGCGCATGGGCGCGCCATCGGCTGCACCGTTTACCCCCATGAAACCACTCATTGCCTGCGCGATGAAGTCAAAGGCCGGACGACCGGCATGGGGGCCGCTGCTGCCATAGCCATTGACGCTGGCAACGATCAGGCGCGGGTTCAGCGCCTGCAGGACCTCGGCAGACAGGCCCAGCTTGTCCAGTGTGCCGGGGCGAAAGTTCTCGACCAGCACATCGGCATCGGACAGCAGGCGGCGCAGCGCGGTCTTGCCACCCTCGCTGTAAAGATCAAGCACGACAGATCGCTTGTTGCGATTGAACCCGGCGAAATAGCCCGAGACCCCGTCGGTCATCGTCCCCTGCCCGCGCACCGGGTCGCCCCTAGGCGTCTCGACCTTGATCACATCCGCACCCAGATCGCCCAGGATCATGGTGCAGAACGGCCCCGACAGCACACGCGTCAGGTCAATCACACGCAGCCCGTGCAGCGCGCCTTTGGCAGCCTCATCAGCCATTTGCAGTCCTTACACTGTCCATCGATGCGGTCTTCAGTCGCGGGCCGGCCTTCATCACCTGCCCCGGCAATTCGCGCCCGATGATCCGCTCGGCCTGCGCGGCAGAGGCGATCAGCGCGTCCAGATCGGTCCCGGTCTCGACCCCGCTTTCATGCAGCAGATAGACCAGATCCTCGGTCGGCACATTGCCCGTGGCGCGCGGCACGAAGGGGCAGCCCCCCAGCCCGCCGATGCTGGCCTCGTAATGCCGTACGCCCTGCGACAGCCCGGCATAGGCGCAGGCCAGACCGACCCCGCGCGTATTGTGAAAATGCAGCGCGATTTCGACATCGGGCACCGCAGCGGCCAGCGCCTGTACCCGCTCGATCACCAAGGCGGGGGTGGCCATGCCGGTGGTGTCACCCAGAGTGATGTGACGCATCCCCAGATCCGCATAGGCGCGTGCCTGATCGACCACGGCCTGCAGGGCGACCGGTCCCTCGAACGGGCAGCCAAAGGCAGTCGCGATGGCACCTTGCAGGGCGACGCCTGTGCCGTCGGCCATCTGCGCGATCTCGCCAAATCCCTGAAACGACGCGGCGCGCGCGCGGTTCACGTTCTTCTGGTTGTGGCTTTCCGAGGCCGAGGCGAACAGCACCATCGCATCCACCCCCGCCTCGATCGCGGCCGCAGCGCCGCGCGCGTTGGGAACCAGCGCCGTCAGATGGGCATCGCGCCGATCACGGAACGCCGCCATCACCTGCGCTGCATCCTGCATCTGGGGCACGGCGCGGGGCGAGACGAAAGAGGTGACCTCGAACCGGCGCAAACCTGCATCCAAAAGCGACTGCACCAGTGCGATCTTGTCATCCGTGGCCACGAAGACCGGTTCGGATTGCAGCCCGTCGCGCGGTCCGACCTCGGTGATCACGGCACGCGCGGGAAATCCCGGTATCTTGCTGGTCATCCTGCCCCCCACACAAAGCCCCGATCAAAATCGGCTTTGCAAACATATGCAGGTTTGGGATACCAAAATCAAAGGGGGCGTCAATGACGGCAACGAAAGCAGCGTCAGCAGCGCAGCCGGAGATAAGTCATCAGGGAGGAACAAGATGATCTGGAACTTGAACGGGCTGCGCGCAGCCGGCGTGGCGGCGACGATGCTGTTTGCCCTACCCGCAACGGCAGCCGAGTGCATCGCGCCCGCCGATCCCGGCGGCGGATGGGATTTCACCTGCCGAGAGGTCGGTCGCCTGTTGGCCGAAGAAGGTCTGGTTGACGGCAATGTTCAGGTCACCAACATGCCCGGCGGCGTGGGCGCGGTGGCCTTTGCCAATGTCGCCAGCAAGCGTGCCGATGATGCGGAACTGCTGGTGGCGACCTCGACGGTGGGCATCACACAGATCGCACAGGGCAAATATCCGGCGGGCACCGACACCATGCGCTGGATCGCGATGCTGGGTGCGGATGTCGGCGTGATCGCAGTGGCGGCAGACAGCCACTATCAAACGCTGGACGATCTGCTGGCCGCGCTGAAGGAAGATGCGACCTCGGTTGTCACCTCGGGTTCTTCGGGGGCCGGTGGCTGGGACCACATCCGGTTGCTGCTGCTGGCGCAAGCTGCGGGCATCGAAGGGCTGGACCAGATCCGTTGGGTGCAGTTCGACGGCGGCAGCCCGGCGGTGACGCAGATGATGGGCGGCCAGGTCGGGTTGGTTTCAACCGATCTGGGTGAGATCAAGGGTTTCGTCGATTCCGGCGATATCCGGGTGCTGGCGGTGCTGTCGGATGAGCCCATCTCGGCCTTCCCGGACCTGCCGACGGCCAAATCGCAGGGCTATGACGTGACCGGCTATAACTGGCGCGGTTTTTATACCGGCGGCGAGGTCAGCGACGAAGGCTATAACGCCTGGGTCGAGCGGCTGAAGACGCTATATGACAGCGAGGCATGGCAGGAAACGGCCAAAGCCAGCGGTCTGGAACCAATCTGGCGTGGCGGCGAAGAGTTCATCGCCTATGTCGCCGAGCAAGAGGCACAAATGGCCGAGATCTCGCGGCAGATCGGCGTCATTCAGTGACCGACCGGCTTTCCGGTCTGTTCTTCTTTCTGCTGGCAACCGGCTATGTCTGGTTGTCGGCAGGATACACCGCAGGCTTTGGCGACCCGTTGGGGCCTGCGATCTTTCCGCGCGTGGTGGGCATACCCGCGATCATCCTGTCGCTGTCGCTGATGATCTGGCCGCGCCACAACGCCACCTGGGCGGGCCGCGACGGGCTGTTACGGCAGGCTGCGGCAGTGGCGATCCTGATCGGCTATGCCCTGCTGCTGGAGCCGGTGGGTTTCGTGCCAACCACATTCGCCGCTATCCTTGGGCTGGCTCTGCTGATGGGCGCGCCGCCGATCAAGGGGCTGCTGACGGCTGCACTGGCGGCACCGGGGCTGTATCTGCTGTTTGATCGCGCGATGGGCCTGCCCCTGCCGCTGCTCGGGACATGGTTTAGCTGACATGGATATCCTTTCATCGCTGATGACCGGCTTTGCCACCGCCGCCATGCCGATCAACCTGCTGCTGATCGTCGGCGGCTGCTTTGCGGGCACGCTGATCGGCGCGCTGCCGGGGCTGGGGCCGGTCAATGGCGTGGCGATCCTGATCCCGCTGACTTTCGCCTTCGGGCTGGACGCGACCTCGTCCATGATCCTGCTGGCGGCCGTTTATTACGGCTGCATGTATGGCGGGCGGATCAGCGCGATCCTGCTGAACATTCCGGGCGATGAGCCGGCCATCATGACCACGCTGGACGGCTATCCCATGGCCAGGAAGGGCCAGGCGGCAGATGCGTTGGCGATCTCGGGCGTGGCCTCGTTCATCGGCGCAACCTTCGCGACCATCGGTCTGACGCTGTTCGCACCGATGCTGGCGAAGGCGGCAATCTATTTCGGGCCGGCGGATTATTTCGCGCTGTATGTGATGGCGTTTGCCACCATCGGCGGCATCACCGGCACCGACCCGCGCAAGACGCTGCTGGCGGCATTGCTGGGGCTGATGCTGGGCACCGTCGGGCTGGACCCCTCGACCGGCGTGGCGCGCTATACCTTTGGCAGTTTCAACCTTTATGACGGGTTCGATCCGATCGTCGCGCTGGTCGGGCTGTTCGCCCTGTCCGAGATCCTGTTCTTTCTGGAAGAAAAGGCCAAGAGCGGCAGCCTGGTGCCGCCGGGCCGCGTTTTCCCTCGGCTGACACGGGTCAAAGAGGGGCTGGGCGCCTCTGCCCGCGGCTCTGTCATCGGCTTTATCGCGGGCATCCTGCCGGGGGCGGGCGCCTCGCTAGGGGCCGTGATGTCCTATAGTTTCGAGAAACGCATCAGCGACAAGGACGGCACGTTCGGCACCGGTGATCCACGCGGCGTCGCCGCCCCCGAGGCCGGAAACAACGCAGCCAGCGGCGGCGCACTCATCCCGATGCTGACGCTTGGCGTGCCGGGATCAGGCACGACGGCGGTGATGCTGGCCATGCTGATATCGCTGAACATCCAGCCGGGGCCTCTGCTGTTTCAGAACAGCCCCGATCTGGTCTGGGGCCTGGTCGCGGCACTCTATCTGGCCAATCTGGTGCTGCTGATCCTGAACCTGCCGCTGATCGGGATGTTCACCCGCGTGCTGGGTCTGCCGGTCTGGGGCCTGATGCCGCTGGTCGTGGCGATCAGCTATCTGGGCGTCTACGCCATCACCCACGCGGCCTTTGACCTGATGATCATGGTCGGCTTTGGCGTGCTTGGCTTTGTCCTTCGCAAACTGGAATTTTCGCTGGTCCCGGTCGTCCTGGGCCTGCTGCTGGGCATGGATATGGAGAACAACCTGCGCCGGGCGCTGTCGATCTCGGGCGGGGATTTTGTTGTGCTGGTTCAAAGCCCGATTGCCCTGGTGATCTATGCGCTGACGGCGGCATTCCTTGGATTGTCGCTGTGGCTGTCACGGCGCCCCGGTGCGATCCCGATGCCGCCAGAAGACTAGTCGCCGACAACGATTCGCAGCGTTGCGGGCAAGGCGCGGCCGGACATGCGTCCTGATCTGGCGAAGTAGAGAAAAGCTGGGGCGCAGTAGGCCAAGAAACGTCATGCCATATTCCGCCCAGAGGAGGTGAGGTAATCGCGACTTTTCTGAAATAATGGTGCCCGGAGGCGGACTCGAACCACCGACACGCGGATTTTCAATCCGCTGCTCTACCAACTGAGCTATCCGGGCCAATAGGCCTTACGACCTTGGGCTGTTTACGGTCGCGGCGCGGCGCTGTCCAGTCCCGAAATCGACAAATCTTCAGTTGCGGCCCTGATCGTCATCGGCATCATCGGATCGATCTGCGGGCGGTCCCGGAATGACGTAATCACCCCGCAGCCAGCGCGCCAGATCGACATCGGCACAGCGACGCGAACAGAAGGGGCGATAGGCGGGAACGCTTGGCTTGTCGCAGATTGGGCAACCGGCCATCAGGACCTCCTCTTTGCCGCGAGCGCGAGTGCTGACAGGGCCGCGCGGTCGCGTTTCCTGCTGATTTCATAGAGGCCCATCTTGGTCCAGCCGACCAGCACGGTTTCCGCCGCCTCGCCCTTGAATGCGGACTTCAGAACCTGATCCAGCGTGGCCCGGTCGCGTTTGGGCATGGGGGCGAAATCGACGATCACCTGCCCCCCAAGCCCGCGCAACCGCAACTGTCGCGGCAGCTCGCGCGCCAGTGCGATATTGGCCTTGAGGCCGGCTGCAGGCGAGGTGTCACCGCCCGTATTCACGTCAATGGCCAGCAGCGCGCGCGTCGGCTGGATTGCGGCAGATGCCCCCGACGGCAGCGCGACATCAGGGGCCAGCAAGTCCTCGATCATTTCGGTCACGCCCAACTGCTCAAAGGCACCCTCGGCATCGTCCACCTGATCGGGCGCGGGCTCTGCCCAGTCGATCCAGGCGGCGTCATGCGGGCCGGGCGCATCCAGCAACAGTTCGGGCGGACCATCGGTCTCGGCCAGCATATCACCGACCATGGCGATCAGGGGTGCAAGCTCGGCCCTGATCTCTTCCGCATCGGCACCCGCGGCGGCGCTGCGCAGGATCAGCCCGCACTGGGGATCGGCCTTTGCCATCAGATTGGCGCCCAAGGCCTGTAATTCTGCACGCAACTCATCATCGCGAATGCTGCGCGAGACATTCACGCCCGGACGCCCCGGCGTCACGATGCCATGGCGACCCCGAAACAACAGCCGCGCCGTGACGGGCGTCGCCTTGTTTTCGTCCGCCACGCCACTGATCTGGACCAGCAATCGCTGGCCTTCACTCAGGCCGTTGCGGTCTCGCAGATAGCCCCGCGCACCGTTTGGCAGACGCAGAAAGACCCCGCCCTGCCCCTTGACCAGCCGGTCGACAACCCCCCTGCAGATCGCGCCGGGCGCAAGCGGAGTCAGAGTCGAATAATCGGTGAAAAGATCGATCAGTTGGCCGTCCTGCACCAGGGCTGCAGCCTTGGCCCCGAACAACTGACCCAGGATGATCTGGCGACCCTTCATGCTGTCTCTCCGGTAATGCCCGCGCTGGCCAACATCGCGGCGGTTTCGGCCAATGGCAGCCCGACGACGGCGGAATAACTGCCCTGTATCCACGGGATGAATGCGGCGGCAGGTCCCTGAATGGCGTATCCGCCAGCCTTGCCCCGCCAGTCTTCGCTGATGATATATCGCTGCAGCGCCGCCGGGTCGATCAGTGACATCCTGACCACCGTTTCGACCAGTCT is drawn from Paracoccus tegillarcae and contains these coding sequences:
- a CDS encoding carbohydrate ABC transporter permease, coding for MDNPPDSTAQHKPRIRWHIVLFLAPAVLIYTAVMIYPLFNTLRLALYDQVDQQRVFVGLQNFRELFGDPLWSDQFWNALGNNFWFFAIHMLIQNPLGIALAALLSHPRLRFAALYRSAIFLPTILSFVIVGFAWKLILSPIWGIAPGMLEAVGLKWLYQPWLGKEEYALSALSLISVWQWVGIPMMLIYAALLSIPDEVIEAGEIDGVTGMAAFWKIKLPLIMPSIGIISILTFVANFNAFDLIYAAQGALAGPDFSTDILGTFLYRTFFGFQLQLGDPHMGAAVASAMFAIILIGVCLYLFGIQRRIRRYQL
- a CDS encoding CaiB/BaiF CoA transferase family protein — its product is MADEAAKGALHGLRVIDLTRVLSGPFCTMILGDLGADVIKVETPRGDPVRGQGTMTDGVSGYFAGFNRNKRSVVLDLYSEGGKTALRRLLSDADVLVENFRPGTLDKLGLSAEVLQALNPRLIVASVNGYGSSGPHAGRPAFDFIAQAMSGFMGVNGAADGAPMRAAPPISDLVAGLYAALGVVAAVVGRQRTGQGQTVEVAMVNSLVSMMAYLASEYFATGRVPQRTGNDHPLVYPYGLFDCADGQIAVANSHDEILRRFLDRLDLGWIMSDPRYETNAGRMARREELRELINSRMAGQPRAHWLQVLNAAGVPCGEVKDLAQVFADPQIAAQDMVIEADWQDGPSLKMPGFPVKLGTTPCTVHRPVPRLGGHTAEILAEVGFAPDQIAALVQAGAVGPGDDP
- a CDS encoding ABC transporter substrate-binding protein; the protein is MMKTTTAILAAWGALSGAAMAQDVTLSIESWRTDDLALWQDTLIPAFEAANPGIKVQFVPSAPPEYNSVLNSKLEAGSAGDLITCRPFDASLALFDGGKLADLTDLEAMANFSDVAKSAWQTDDGAATFCVPMASVIHGFIYNKAAFDELGLEPPATEEQFFAVLDAIKEDGTYIPMAMGTTDQWEAATMGYQNIGPTYWKGEEGRLALIDGSQKLTDPQWVEPYATLAKWAPYLGDGYEAQTYADSQNLFTLGRAAIYPAGSWEISIFNEQADFEMGAFPPPVRAEGDTCYISDHTDIALGLNAASPNADAARTFLNWVGSEEFAGTYANALPGFFSLSNFDVEMEDPLAQEFVSWRGDCEPSIRSTYQILSRGTPNLENDTWGASVAAIKGSETPEEIGQRLQDGLASWYEPQQQ
- a CDS encoding tripartite tricarboxylate transporter permease — its product is MDILSSLMTGFATAAMPINLLLIVGGCFAGTLIGALPGLGPVNGVAILIPLTFAFGLDATSSMILLAAVYYGCMYGGRISAILLNIPGDEPAIMTTLDGYPMARKGQAADALAISGVASFIGATFATIGLTLFAPMLAKAAIYFGPADYFALYVMAFATIGGITGTDPRKTLLAALLGLMLGTVGLDPSTGVARYTFGSFNLYDGFDPIVALVGLFALSEILFFLEEKAKSGSLVPPGRVFPRLTRVKEGLGASARGSVIGFIAGILPGAGASLGAVMSYSFEKRISDKDGTFGTGDPRGVAAPEAGNNAASGGALIPMLTLGVPGSGTTAVMLAMLISLNIQPGPLLFQNSPDLVWGLVAALYLANLVLLILNLPLIGMFTRVLGLPVWGLMPLVVAISYLGVYAITHAAFDLMIMVGFGVLGFVLRKLEFSLVPVVLGLLLGMDMENNLRRALSISGGDFVVLVQSPIALVIYALTAAFLGLSLWLSRRPGAIPMPPED
- a CDS encoding hydroxymethylglutaryl-CoA lyase — its product is MTSKIPGFPARAVITEVGPRDGLQSEPVFVATDDKIALVQSLLDAGLRRFEVTSFVSPRAVPQMQDAAQVMAAFRDRRDAHLTALVPNARGAAAAIEAGVDAMVLFASASESHNQKNVNRARAASFQGFGEIAQMADGTGVALQGAIATAFGCPFEGPVALQAVVDQARAYADLGMRHITLGDTTGMATPALVIERVQALAAAVPDVEIALHFHNTRGVGLACAYAGLSQGVRHYEASIGGLGGCPFVPRATGNVPTEDLVYLLHESGVETGTDLDALIASAAQAERIIGRELPGQVMKAGPRLKTASMDSVRTANG
- a CDS encoding carbohydrate ABC transporter permease, with amino-acid sequence MTTIRNKPLSTAAMHGALIFYTLIALFPIFVIVLNSFKTRRAIFSEPLSLPTADSFSAVGYQTVTQQGDFLLYFQNSMIVTVSSLFLILLFGAMASFALSEYRFRGNMLMGLYLALGIMIPIRIGTVGILEMMVATGLVNTLWALILVYTAQGLPLAVFILTEFMRQVSDDLKNAGRIDGLSEYTIFFRLVLPLVRPAMATVAVFNMIPIWNDLWFPLILAPSEATKTLTLGSQVFIGQFLTDWNAVLSALSLAILPVLVLYVIFSRQLIRGITSGAVK
- a CDS encoding Gfo/Idh/MocA family protein — its product is MIRVLIAGLGNMGRSHALAHHHHPDAQIVGLVNRSGATDIKDLQAYPVFDDFQTALTETRPDLVVVATYSDSHADYAVAAMEAGAHVFVEKPLATTVADARRVVDAAMRLNRKLVVGYILRHHPSWQRLIAEARNLGGPYVFRLNLNQQSTGESWDTHKALMETTPPIVDCGVHYVDVMCQITDAAPVRVNGMGLRLTDEIAPRMYNYGQFQVTFADGSIGWYEAGWGPMMSEVAHFVKDVISPNGAVSILSGMHPASDSVEGHTQVGALRIHRTGGADQDIDFPQEPGHQQLCDAEQAHVLHAIISDMDLTRHMNDAVQSLAVCLAADESIRTGRSVDLMETTA
- a CDS encoding Bug family tripartite tricarboxylate transporter substrate binding protein; translation: MIWNLNGLRAAGVAATMLFALPATAAECIAPADPGGGWDFTCREVGRLLAEEGLVDGNVQVTNMPGGVGAVAFANVASKRADDAELLVATSTVGITQIAQGKYPAGTDTMRWIAMLGADVGVIAVAADSHYQTLDDLLAALKEDATSVVTSGSSGAGGWDHIRLLLLAQAAGIEGLDQIRWVQFDGGSPAVTQMMGGQVGLVSTDLGEIKGFVDSGDIRVLAVLSDEPISAFPDLPTAKSQGYDVTGYNWRGFYTGGEVSDEGYNAWVERLKTLYDSEAWQETAKASGLEPIWRGGEEFIAYVAEQEAQMAEISRQIGVIQ
- a CDS encoding tripartite tricarboxylate transporter TctB family protein, with product MTDRLSGLFFFLLATGYVWLSAGYTAGFGDPLGPAIFPRVVGIPAIILSLSLMIWPRHNATWAGRDGLLRQAAAVAILIGYALLLEPVGFVPTTFAAILGLALLMGAPPIKGLLTAALAAPGLYLLFDRAMGLPLPLLGTWFS
- a CDS encoding ABC transporter ATP-binding protein codes for the protein MTALALNKICKSFGSVDVLKDIDLSVDEGEFVVFVGPSGCGKSTLLRVIAGLEDATSGEVRIGGNLVNATPPAKRGIAMVFQSYALYPHLTVHGNMALALKQEGHSREVIDDRIGEAARMLNLDPYLTRRPAELSGGQRQRVAIGRAIVRQPRLFLFDEPLSNLDAALRINTRLEIARLHRALKGAMIYVTHDQTEAMTLADKIVVLNGGGVAQVGSPMQLYNDPDNRFVAGFLGAPAMNFIDAARVGGPEGHEVGLRPEYLEISDGGPISGTVSHVERLGGDTNVFVDIGSDDPMTMRLFGQHEIAIGSQLDLNYDPSRALLFDSEGQRRRG